The sequence aaatttcgattgttattttaaatttttaaaattttatttttttttaaatttaaaattttttttttttaaatataaaaaatttttattttgttttatcattttttttttggtgaaaaaaaaattcgggtaaaattttttttccgattttgacccattgtaggtccctcttactatggtcttatatacgtcgttgcaaatgtctttgaaatatctatcattagatatccatattgtctatattaatgtcttagtaatccagatattgatattgatgtatcatgtatgtaggtcaaaaataggtcaaaaatcgagtttgtcttgtttttttcatcatatctcagccatttgtggaccgattttgctgattttaaatagcaaaattctcgaaagcatatctgacagaattattgaagatttggatcccgaagatatctggggtcttcagaaaaatgatttcaacagacagacagccggagatggcttaatcgactccgctatctataaggatccagaatatatatactttatagggtcggaaaggaaaaatgtagaaattacaaacggaatgacaaacttatatatacccttctcacgaaggtgaaggatataataaGCTCTCCATAACCTTAGAGAATTCAAAATAAATGGAGATTGGGGGATAAGGCTGGACGTTGGCCAGCTTCTAACAATGAGAAATAATCCCAGATTGATATGAAAGGTAAAGGTTCGTAAATGGACGAGCCAGTGATTGCTGGAATactaacaaaaatttcatatttaaggttatttttttaaggaaataataaattcatttaaaatacattttatttcctttaaatttactttacaaaaataacaacccAATTAACCAAAcgatatattgggtgtataacttaaaaatgcgggattttttaaaatttttagcttttattttgaaaaacttgtACAATATGACCGATTCCCATCATTCTAGCAAAAGAACTGataatcttttgaggccaagaatggatctagtcaatttcggatactctattcttAGGTGAACCCTATCCCtgagagagtgttctgcatcaATCGATACAAACAGTATTCGTAGGGAacaaggtctgaactataaggcgggtgagtcaaaacttcccaaccacttcattctaaatagtatttaaaaggtattgcaacggtttcatgtctggccgcatattttgggcgtttttcggccaatgctcgcttcaaacgaaccagttgctttcggtacaggttccctgtgatggtctggtcagatttaagCAACTCATAATAGACAGGATCCTTTTGCTCTCACTAAATAGAAAGAATTatattagcgccatggatatttggctttggtttcgAATCGGCTGTTTGGCCGGttagggttatcgtaatgaatccaatttttcttcgcaagtaatgattcggtacaaaaaacattttttttacagcgTTCAAACATTATTTCGTACATGCAAAATCTTATTtgaaggtctctcggcttcaattcgtatggtacccaattttcttGCTTTTGAATCCTGctgttcgcaaacgttttgaaattgctgcttgagtacctcccaataattttgcaagctcttgttgagttttacaacaatgttcatggagtaatgtctccaattcttggtcttcaaactttttttcctggtctgggcgatctttgtcttcctcaCAAATCATGAAACTGACGAAACACGTTCACCATAGGTTAATaaccttattaaaaaaaaatgtgaaacccaaggtggcgtgtaattttgctaattaagagtaaagagctttatttacaactttggtatctttggtgacccctaCTGaaatttttccccaaaaatgTTCGTAGATTATTTTAATCATCAAAAGTCCtgtttgaaaggacttttttgattttctcgaaaaaaagggtcaaattgtcccctaaagagaggagctagagagttaaaatcttccacaaaaattatccccattaAATTCCTCAacataactctgacaataacaATTATCTCAGAGAACTTACAACATTTGTTTCAgttgtaaattaattttaatgctGCCTTCGATCAAaacattaaaactttgacccactgtaaaaaaaattccgaccagctggactattagtttattctacaacaattatctactcaacatatactttcagaattatagggtcgctattctgttctcATCTAAAAGTCTTAATTTGTTGAAcagtattattaataaattcactgaaattgaTTGTTGAGAggtaagctagttcctatgagCATTTCACAGGTTGCTAAGGCCACACCATCATCAGAATTTTCTACtaatttctataatataattatatttattggtGCAATCTAATCGATTTTATAATATAAagattgaatttaatttttagtttttacaatGCAATGAGTGCTGAATTTTGGCTGAATATTTAAgaataattttagtaaaacaattTAGGAAATTTGTGGGAAGTAGTGTAGTTTTCTTAAttgtatatgtaaatatgtgcgaaatgtttgaaaaatcataatttttctcatttaaatcCCAGCTGATATATTGTAAACTATCTGCGAAAagtgattttatataaaaaggaggaattattatgtatttgtggacaaaatttgcaaaaatatgtattttattaaaacccaATGACAAGgctatttgttatttataggCTTTTTGTATGCGATAATTAACTTGTATAACTAAAGTAAACTTTGTTCCTGTTTATTATGTATGCATACTCATTTACAGAACTGATAAGATAGCAGAcacagttttatataaaataaaattttaatgaaatgtatGAAACTTTTTTACCTTTGTattaaattatgtacatatttttttacttacgGATTATTTACAGAATGTTTATGGTTTTTCCAGGCAATTTTACCAAAGTGTTCGGGTTTGCTGCCATACTTCTTCATGTGTTCTTTGCCGGCATTACCGAAAATTTGAGCAGCCATGGGACCGGTGCCGATTTCGGTTAATTCTGCCATTTCGGTGATGTGACGTTCCATGGGATTGGCACGATCAAAATActaacaattttaatgaaataaacatttttaagtactttttgttatatttataaaaaaaaaaaataaaattaccttgGCAGCCAAAGAACCACGTTCCATTTTTTCAAAACCCAAAGCCAAAACACAATCAGCATTACCAGATTCAATGATTTGTTTACCCAAATACAAAGCACTGGAACCAGTTGAACAATTATTATTGACGTTGTACACTGGAATGCCGGTCATGCCAACTTCATAAAGGGCACGCTGACCACAGGTGGAATCACCATAAACATAACCAGCTGTAGCTTGTTGAACTTCATTGTATGAGATTTTAGCATCAGCCAAAGCTTTGGTGATGGCCTCCTTGGCCATATCGGGATAGCAGACATCAGCACGGCGACCAGGTTTTTCAAactagaataaaatataaatttaaatacatttagaaTTAACTGGTAgtaaaaagagaaaaacatattttttaactttgaaaaaacttAATAGGCTTACGAATTATTACAGATTATCCaagttttgcaatatttgtaacAATTCGTAAAATTAGTTACTGAAAGACCTAACGAATGTAGGCTAAGactttaaaagatataaaattattgttaagaAATTGAAAACCAGcctgaattaatattatttattatttatagctCGTGTCCAGTGGTATACAAAATATGACaggttttcattgtttttttaaactacGCTTTGAATGTCGAAACCGGAGATACTAGTTTCAAACAATGTTTAATTCCGGCACTTAATGggttaaacaaaaacttaaaaaccaacaaatattCAAAAGTAAACCCTTTAAATCAGTTTGTAGAAGTTTCTGAAAAAACTAGACTTTAATCTTCaatgtattttcttttgtttttaactttATAGTTAAACAAAGCAAAGTCCATTTACCAGTCTGTGCAAGAAGTTTTTTCTTGTCCAGTTTTTATGTCCAAACAACAATATTCCTCTCTACTTACCACTTAAAGTTAAATATCAAATTAAAGCTTAATTATtttccgatattattaaaaaacattaattttatagttaaatatttaacaaacattAGTATGTATAGTAACTTGTGTGATCAAAGTTCAAAAGTTGTTTTTCATTTTGCAATCAACAgtggatttattttttttacatacctTGGTCATTCCTACACCAACAACATATACACGGGTTTTTGCCATTTCTTTCTGTTTATGTTTACAGTTACTGGAATGTTTATTCTAAAGATATATTTGGTAATTCCTTGTTAATTGTTGGAACTCCCTTTACTTAATGAAGTGGagcaattgcaaaatttttcattaataattacTATCGCTACAGAGATAAAGATTAGCGAtgaaaaattactttattttgtttcagtacaggcgttgccaacttacattACATATTTGGCAACACTTTACTTTAGTGGTGGTACTTTTCAGTTAATTTTTCTTAGCAACAGTGATGGTGAATAATCGATAAATTATTACATTATGTTCTGATAAGAATAAAAGCTATTTTGATTAGAACATGTAGTTGGAAAACAGCTTagaaacaaataagagagctatattcggctcaAGGCAAATTtatttcggctgtgccgaatcctttattcacttcaccaaattatactttaaaataaaatttttaaatatttttaggtaaactgattatggaaaaattatgttttaaaaatttattaatgaaacaaattatttaaaatttttttttaattcattactgataaaaattttgcttttgtgataaaaatttggattaaaaagattttttcccATTGTAGGTTCGACAAGTAAGAGTGATATGTTCGGTTGtatatatttgggggattcaaacggtctcctattaggtcgtattgtcataatgtcataaaatatttttttagtttaaacaaatttttgttgggtttcaaacaaaaaagttataaactaataagattttttaaactatgtttattggtttgtcataaaataacactttttttgtttgcagtacaacaagaatttgtttaaactaaaaaaatattttacgacattatgacaatacaacgtaataggagaccgtttgaatccctcaattaattactttaaattatactttataataaacatttttaggtaaatgaaattattaaaaaaaaaaaaattattagtgaaacaaattttttaaaatttctttttagattagatatccatattgttcatactaatgacttagtaattcagatatacagtgagcctcaaaagtgagtatacacaaaaacttatttgatttttttatgataatgaaaattctaaaatttatcattcgattaaaatgttaaactttcggtttgttggagattgggttgaataatagattcggttgtgaaaaaaaagatttaagtcgggctataatgattttcatgatgataaaatgattaataaaatcaaaaaattcgctggtgtttactcacttttgaggctgtgtgtagatcaaaactacataaaaaaatcgacgttatcctggttttttccttatacatatctcagacatttgtggggCGATTTTCTCGCTTATATAGCTATTTTCCCTTCCTTGTAaagttgattttttataaaaattaaaaaaaaaataatataaaatttacaaaacttaGGTTAGACTTCTTCGATTTGACGCATATTAATTAATTCTTTGCATGTTAAGAAAGTTATTGACGAGCTTAGATTACGAATTAAGCTCTTTTCTCATTAAAGAATTTCgtacaaaaaaatgttgatacaaataaaggattttatttatattttcaaaaatatcacaaattacaagtcaacaagaaatttaaattcatttaatttgtcTGCCCTCAACTATGCTCTTCTacttggttttaattttttgaagctTAGAACGTTTCGAAGTCAATTTGTTGATTATCCAATACCAAGACAGTACCGAAGTCAGCAGAACAAAGCCAATAATTAGATAGACATCAAGGGAATAGTATATGAAACGTGACATATAAATTGAAGATGACTTCACCAGTGGTGTACCCTCCGTATTAGCAACATGTTCTACCCACCACATTGCCGTATCTAAAGCTGCTTGAGGGCGATGTTTAAAGGAATACGAAACCATTTTTGCATTATCAAAGTATctgtagaaaaataaatatatgtaaatttaattattccgTAATTTAATTGATAGAAAGAAAACTTACTgtttttccaaaacttttttcacAGATCTAATaacattattttcattaatatctTCATAATTTAATACGATTCCCATGCCTCTCTGTTGCATGGCAGCTGCATTTAGAAACTGATCACCGTACATGGGCGTAGCTACAACAGGGACACCACAATAGGCGGCTTCAGAACTGCCCATGAGACCAGCGTGTGTCATAAAAACTTTAACATTGGGGTGACAGAGTATATCTCGTTGGGGCAACCACTTATTTATATACATGTTGTCGGGTTTATCCACCAGCGAATCGTTCTCCCATTTCCATATTACCCGCTGTTTCAAGCGTTTCATGGCCTTAACAATAGCATCACGTTTTTCAACTGGCATACTTTCAGCCTTAATCATTGAACCCCAACTTATGAACACAACTCCACTTTCAGCATTGTCTAAGAACCGTTGCAAGTCTACGTCAAGTGGTTTGGCTTTTTGAATATGAATGCCTCCCAATTCGACCACAGATGGTGGCAGAGGCTTTGAGCCACTCAACGAAAAATGTTGATTGACAAACATGACGTTCGTCTCTTTAACCAATTCACCTACCGAAGGCATATCACGGCCAAACTTGTATTGAACTAAAGAGTCTGCAgctggtattgaaaatattttatacaataagTTTATGCCATGGAAGGTGAACCAATTTCCCATGCGGCCAACTAAACCCATTTCCTCCGATTGGCCCATAAATAAGGCCGGTATATACGATGGTATAATAGGCATACCCATACGTTCGTAATGCCAAGGCATCATGGCGCAACTGCTAAGGGCAATCACTGGGGCACCCAGTAAATGTGCAACACCCATCATACAATCCGAATTGAATTGTTCCATTAAGATCACATCATAACGTACTCCTGGAGTCATTACTTTGCGCAAAGCATCCGATCTTAATGTATGATTACATGCCTGGATGCCCCATTCGTACAGCATAAAGAATTCAAGAAAGTGATTGTAAAATTTACGATCTTCAAACATctgaaaatataaagaaaaataaatatgatcACAAATTATGTTTCGACAATTTACTAAAGCTTACATACCTTCAAATCTACACTGTTGGTTAACGTTTCGCGACCTGTTAAAGGCACGTCATGATAACCAATTGGTGGACTCTTGTCTGGGAAATGACTGACAACTGTAACTTCATGACCACGTTCAGCCAGACCTCTTAGTATCGGATGAAAGAAATGAAAATGACTTACACCGGGATGTGGAAATAAACCCAAGATTTTTTTACGCCGACAGTCTATGGATGGTGTTGTTAGTAGAATTATTGCGAATATGCAGACCCATGTTAACGAAGCCATTATTGAAACTGGTTTTACTAGTTCCAAttaatttgtactaaaaattatCAGTtatctggaaaaaaaatttataaataattttaaatatcgcTTCTCATAAATTGAAACCTCGTTGCATTGCTAGTTAGGAGGTGGCTACGTATGATcatatattaatgtatgaatatataaatattttatatttccagACCATCAACACTTTTCTTCGTgagatttattaaaaagttgctTCTTACTAACAATGGATTTTCTTACTTACACACTTTCCTAAGGtctattttttagaaatatgtatatcCCTTTATCAAACGTTAAAACCATagatagatcggaaactctcctgtataagacctaactcagttatcaaaaacctaagtggtgagtatgtattagcaaaaaaagtatgtgaaaacaaaaacaacaactcgTATGAGTGATTATTTTGAGGAATTTTTTAGTTTGGGTTTTTTCCTAGCCTCTGCTCTATGTTATGCTCTATGGTTAAAACCTTAAAGCTTCTTTTGCAAAATTCCAAAAGCTTTTGACAGTTGATGTgaattttggttaaatttagcTTTCCAGTGTTTATATATCGCATCTGCATAGACAATTATCTAACCTTTCCACTATTAATATAATTATCAATTTCTTAACAAGTTAAAGTGCTATATTCTTtcccccttattcataatcaatttttaattttataagaggtttataaaacaaaatttccatacaaacttcgttttataaacctgtaaaaaataataaaaatgtattatgaataaggccttttatctatttaatttaatttatagtataaattaaatagataaaaaaatataaattttatacccttcaccatagaATAAatgcatagaacggaaggagagaggaaaaattactctcttttcacacatacgggtgatacaaaaacaaaatacatgcaatacattctcatgaattaggtttttgacaacagacttaggtttttggctctcagttacctatctagttgttgtctatgtccttcaccatgagtggcaagggtatatataagtttgtcattccgtttgtaatttctacatttttcatttgcgaccccacaaagtatatatattctggatcgttatagatagcgaactcgatatagccatgtcaaTCTGTTGAATTTAAtatacaaacatgattgatacattaatatatATGGAATTCACCCGgctcggttgttatttaaaatcgagaaaatcggctcagaaatggctgagatataaggaaaaaaccgggataacctcgatttttggcctatttttgatctatatctggattacataCTAAGtcattatggatatctaatgacagatatttcaaagcccattgcaacgatgtatatgaGGCTATTGtgatttggacctacaatgggtcaaaatcgtgaaaaatatttttaacacgaattagtatttacccaaaaaatttgttgtcacaaaatttttttcgctaataaatttcaaatttttaaattaaaaaaaaatttgaaaaaaataattaattttcaaaaccaattttgaaaaaaaaaattaagttatgtttacctaaaaatatttaaaatttgaatttaaggtataatttggtgaagggtataaaagattcggcacagccgaatatagctctcttacttgttttttatataattgggttaaatataaaaacaaatagtcGGTTTAACAACGGTTTAGACTTCGCTGAAAAGGCTTTTGAAATACCTTTAAtttgatacatatgtatattgtctATTACAGAACTTAGTATACGAGAAATTTAAAGCCAcatccattaaaaaaaataatctctaAACAAAACTgtaaactttattaaagataaagaaattgaaaatcggGTTTCGCTTATATCTCGGCCTTTTATAATCCATTTTGAATACATACAGAATATTTCAGGCagatttgtgtgttttttatcaATACGTTATCTGAGAGCTTTTCCAAAGCTagtcaaaaaagtaaaaactagCAAGTAAACGAATTGTATATGTTGTAAATGTTGGCTATCGATATACACTGGTACATATTCCTATAACGCACATCACATATTTGAAACATCTTACACAGAAATGaggtttaaataatatttaaagagctacaaatttgttcaataaatctttgttgaattcacatgaaaaattattaactaaaactccaattgaatattttttattgtaagctgAAATGGTATTCTAAGAGTAACGGTAGCCTACCTTGaatatattaaatgtttatctAAAACACGCATTACTTTTAATTGTCATATTCcagttatatttaatttaattatataattgtTCATTTTTTAAATGACGCACTTTTCAATAACAagtacataaatttaataaaaaaacaacgatTTCTaacaaacaattattaaaaagctataattcaaaataaaatttaagaatattattaatgtttgcgaaattttaagaaattcatATTTAATTAGCAAAGTCAAAAaccacaatgttttttttatcagtAAAAACTGATTACTGTTAATCATTCCAGTAGTAGATACTGGAATGTGcatttccaaaataaatatgttaaaccACAAATTTAAACAACGATCACTTTCTACTTTGGTGCAAACATTAGGCTGGTTCAATGTTGCTATTTTTTAAACTCACTAAATTAGGAGAGTCGGtattaattattgtttaaaatttattacttttattaaaacacAATGCTAAATGGTCTCAGTTATCCACATGTGATATTAaaagattttgtaaaattgttaaaactaaagtatgtatgtaatttattagGGTTAGATTTTTGACTTGAAAATTGcagattaaattaaatttaatctaGGAAtgctttattattttgttttatttgctagTTTAAGCCagctacaatttttttcttcaaattcattaattaataaatgtgtttttttaattggttttaaCTGAATCACtaaaaaaaagcattttagttaattttagttCAGAGCCGGATAGTGAATTAATgttaacttaaatttatttttagattaattAATCTGATTACTAATTGGCATTtgatcttaaaaatatcaaaatatgggagattgaaattttcgaaattaccaAAACATTCGATCATGTATCTCTTTGTTTCAATACTCGTAGGTTGTAGATATATATTACGAATGAATGGCCCCTTTCATaactttatttgtataaaatgtttCCATATAACAATGAACCACTCTAATGTCCATACATATCTACATGAATGtgtatattttggtttttggtAGGTttctttcaaaacaaaaacaatcatCCAAGAAATAGGTCAGTCAACtacaaacatgtttttttttatatatacatatatatgtatatatattttggcaattattcaataattaaaaataaagcagcaaactaaaatttatttcattacacATCAAAGTAAAACATTAAATGAAAAACCATTTTTCTCTGTAATCATTTATAACACTCAAAGTCAAtgttaattaattgaaataaatgcaGTTTTTTTGAGTACCTACATTGTGTGTACTTTCACACATTAATATGCACAATGACAATACGAAAATGTAACTAGAAATTgtaatttagatttttcaagttatataaaaaacacgattttgctaaaatttcgTTTGTGATGCAACGAAAAGTGTTGAATGatcttttgtataaatattcatGTGTATGTACATTTGATCACTActgtata comes from Calliphora vicina chromosome 2, idCalVici1.1, whole genome shotgun sequence and encodes:
- the LOC135950222 gene encoding UDP-glycosyltransferase UGT5-like, with the translated sequence MASLTWVCIFAIILLTTPSIDCRRKKILGLFPHPGVSHFHFFHPILRGLAERGHEVTVVSHFPDKSPPIGYHDVPLTGRETLTNSVDLKMFEDRKFYNHFLEFFMLYEWGIQACNHTLRSDALRKVMTPGVRYDVILMEQFNSDCMMGVAHLLGAPVIALSSCAMMPWHYERMGMPIIPSYIPALFMGQSEEMGLVGRMGNWFTFHGINLLYKIFSIPAADSLVQYKFGRDMPSVGELVKETNVMFVNQHFSLSGSKPLPPSVVELGGIHIQKAKPLDVDLQRFLDNAESGVVFISWGSMIKAESMPVEKRDAIVKAMKRLKQRVIWKWENDSLVDKPDNMYINKWLPQRDILCHPNVKVFMTHAGLMGSSEAAYCGVPVVATPMYGDQFLNAAAMQQRGMGIVLNYEDINENNVIRSVKKVLEKQYFDNAKMVSYSFKHRPQAALDTAMWWVEHVANTEGTPLVKSSSIYMSRFIYYSLDVYLIIGFVLLTSVLSWYWIINKLTSKRSKLQKIKTK